A single Bacillus sp. HMF5848 DNA region contains:
- a CDS encoding N-acetylmuramoyl-L-alanine amidase produces the protein MVFLRIFITTVIIIAFPTLASAEKLVIIDPGHGGKFYGTCGFSGVQTGYCEKDANLEVALLVRKYLQQDTNIRVELTRSDDREFAPILRGNEGEGDLAKRIQLANELAATNNQQTIFISIHHNAHPTNPFRRGVETYYFDGIQHANPTYPFDPLQLLFRDDSKRLAESVHPALVNQLATPDRRIHNNQSFFVIRNAQMPAILLELGYMSNRFEEQSIRAKTFQQTAAKAIAEGITSYFQVYEVYGANDRKLATFQHEIDALTYAKQTRSAIHVFDKDRQKVIYKVLDKITL, from the coding sequence ATGGTTTTTTTACGAATATTCATTACCACCGTCATCATCATAGCTTTTCCAACTCTAGCTTCAGCAGAAAAACTAGTCATTATTGACCCCGGCCACGGTGGGAAGTTTTATGGAACGTGTGGATTCAGCGGCGTGCAAACCGGATATTGTGAGAAAGATGCCAATCTAGAGGTGGCCTTACTCGTACGTAAATATTTGCAGCAAGATACAAATATCCGCGTTGAGCTTACACGTTCTGATGATCGAGAATTTGCCCCGATTCTTCGAGGAAATGAAGGCGAAGGCGACTTAGCGAAGCGAATCCAACTGGCAAACGAACTAGCAGCCACCAACAATCAACAAACTATTTTTATTTCTATTCATCATAATGCACATCCTACAAACCCATTCCGTCGTGGTGTAGAAACCTACTACTTTGACGGCATACAACACGCGAATCCTACTTATCCGTTTGATCCACTTCAGCTTTTGTTTCGAGATGATAGTAAGCGTTTAGCGGAGAGTGTGCATCCGGCACTCGTAAATCAACTAGCTACCCCTGACAGACGGATACATAATAACCAAAGCTTTTTTGTTATTCGTAATGCACAAATGCCAGCCATCCTACTAGAGCTAGGCTACATGAGTAATAGATTTGAAGAACAATCAATCCGAGCGAAAACATTCCAGCAAACAGCTGCGAAAGCTATAGCCGAGGGGATTACAAGCTATTTTCAAGTGTATGAGGTGTACGGTGCTAATGATAGGAAACTAGCAACCTTTCAACATGAGATTGATGCGCTGACATATGCTAAACAAACCCGGTCTGCGATTCATGTGTTTGATAAAGACCGTCAGAAAGTTATTTATAAAGTTTTAGATAAAATAACACTGTAA
- the ppc gene encoding phosphoenolpyruvate carboxylase, whose protein sequence is MTTSIHVNDSSSPLRRDVKTLGNILGQILTLHGGTELLDKVEKIRELTITLRKNFKEETYEALKQEIKQLKPPMREQVIRAFSVYFNLVNIAEQNHRIRRRREYQLEEDHVVQPSSFESAVLSLKDNQIPVEVIQDVLNKLSLELVITAHPTEATRRSVLEIQKRIADDIKQLDQPLLTKKEKATIEEKLIHEVTTLWQTDELHQHKPTVLDEVRNALYYFDHTLFNVLPDIHQDLEDCLGECFPEQKWNVPNFLRFGSWVGGDRDGNPFVTPDVTWETLQRQRRLVLKKYKEVIVEMMKLFSHSTNRVQVSDELLQSVEQEEAIYVAADKKWNVETEVYRRKLAIILERIRHVGKSDNIGYAHVDELLRDLYLIENSIKMHQPTERRLRILQKFIRQVKLFAFHLATLDIRNHSGEHEAAVTEILRKVKITDNYAGLPENEKIEILENILQDPRPLLLLHEDYSKETRKMLNCFKMIKDAHEEFGERSIEVYLVSMTRSASDLLEVLVLAKEMGIYRLHDDGRVESLLSVAPLLETVDDLTAGPRIMETLFTMDVYRNYLDVRGNHQEIMLGYSDGSKDGGTLTANWKLYKAQVEIHEMAKSYNVRLKFFHGRGGSLGRGGGPLNRSILSQPAETLGDGVKITEQGEVMSSRYLLTDIAYRSLEQAASTMLEVAAHVSKESEQGHLREKIWEQALEEVSEAALRKYQSLVFQDQDFLTYFIQATPLMELSSLNIGSRPMSRKNRESFSFEDLRAIPWVFAWTQSRQLLPGWYAAGTGLSTFAEKSPENLKILKDMYHNWPFFKSTIDNLQMALMKADIPTASLYKTLVEDEAIGDRIFTNIVDEYNRTKAILLKISDHQELLDHAPTIQSSVKRRNPYVDPLNFLQVELIKELRESDNPEDTLLTEVLLTISGIAAGLRNTG, encoded by the coding sequence ATGACAACTAGTATACATGTAAATGATAGTAGCTCTCCGCTACGTCGCGATGTAAAAACTCTCGGCAACATTTTAGGGCAGATTTTAACTCTTCACGGGGGGACCGAGTTACTAGACAAAGTTGAAAAAATTCGTGAGCTGACGATTACACTTCGGAAAAATTTTAAGGAAGAAACGTACGAAGCGCTTAAGCAAGAGATTAAACAGCTGAAGCCGCCGATGCGTGAGCAGGTTATTCGTGCTTTTTCTGTTTATTTTAATTTAGTAAATATTGCTGAACAAAATCATCGTATTCGCCGTCGTCGTGAGTATCAGCTTGAAGAAGATCATGTAGTGCAGCCTTCTTCTTTCGAAAGTGCTGTGTTATCGCTGAAGGACAATCAAATTCCTGTTGAAGTGATTCAAGATGTACTTAACAAGTTATCGCTTGAGCTAGTTATCACAGCACATCCAACAGAGGCGACAAGACGTTCTGTTCTTGAAATCCAGAAGCGCATTGCTGATGATATTAAACAGCTTGATCAACCACTATTAACAAAAAAAGAAAAAGCAACTATAGAAGAAAAGCTAATACATGAAGTGACAACATTATGGCAAACAGATGAGCTACATCAGCATAAACCGACCGTGTTGGATGAGGTTCGGAATGCGCTTTATTATTTTGATCATACATTATTCAATGTTTTACCTGACATTCATCAAGATTTGGAGGATTGCTTAGGGGAATGCTTCCCAGAGCAAAAATGGAATGTGCCTAACTTTCTACGCTTTGGCTCTTGGGTTGGAGGCGATCGAGACGGAAATCCGTTTGTAACACCTGATGTAACTTGGGAAACATTACAAAGACAACGCAGACTTGTATTGAAAAAGTATAAAGAAGTTATTGTGGAAATGATGAAGCTATTCAGCCATTCTACCAATCGAGTACAAGTAAGTGACGAGCTGCTGCAATCGGTTGAACAAGAGGAAGCAATCTATGTTGCAGCGGATAAAAAGTGGAATGTAGAAACCGAGGTATATCGAAGAAAGCTTGCGATTATATTAGAACGCATTCGCCACGTTGGCAAGTCTGACAACATTGGCTATGCGCATGTCGATGAGCTGTTGCGTGACCTATATTTAATAGAAAATAGTATTAAAATGCACCAGCCAACTGAAAGAAGACTACGAATTCTACAAAAATTCATCCGCCAAGTGAAGCTATTTGCCTTCCATCTTGCCACACTAGATATTCGGAATCATAGTGGGGAGCACGAAGCGGCAGTAACTGAAATTTTGCGAAAAGTAAAAATTACTGATAACTATGCAGGGCTACCGGAAAATGAAAAAATAGAGATTCTTGAAAATATCCTACAAGACCCTCGTCCGCTGCTATTACTGCATGAGGATTATAGTAAAGAAACGCGTAAAATGCTAAATTGCTTCAAAATGATTAAAGATGCTCATGAGGAATTCGGCGAACGTTCCATTGAAGTGTATCTTGTTAGTATGACTCGGTCTGCGAGTGATTTACTAGAAGTACTTGTGCTAGCTAAAGAAATGGGTATTTACCGCCTGCATGATGATGGTCGTGTTGAAAGTTTATTAAGCGTCGCGCCGTTGCTAGAGACAGTCGATGATTTAACAGCAGGACCAAGAATTATGGAAACGTTGTTTACGATGGATGTGTATCGCAACTATTTAGACGTACGCGGCAACCATCAAGAAATTATGCTCGGCTATTCAGATGGTAGTAAAGACGGTGGCACCTTAACAGCAAACTGGAAGCTGTATAAAGCGCAAGTAGAAATTCATGAAATGGCGAAAAGCTACAACGTACGCCTGAAATTTTTCCATGGCCGTGGTGGGTCATTAGGTCGTGGAGGCGGTCCGCTAAATCGTAGTATTTTATCACAGCCAGCCGAAACGTTAGGTGATGGTGTGAAAATTACGGAGCAAGGGGAAGTTATGTCATCTCGTTATCTATTAACGGACATTGCGTATCGTAGTTTAGAACAAGCTGCGTCTACGATGCTTGAGGTTGCGGCGCACGTATCGAAGGAATCAGAGCAAGGACATTTACGTGAAAAAATTTGGGAGCAAGCTCTTGAAGAGGTGTCTGAAGCTGCGCTACGAAAATATCAGTCTCTTGTTTTCCAGGATCAAGACTTTTTAACGTATTTTATCCAAGCTACACCGTTAATGGAGCTAAGCTCATTAAATATCGGCTCGCGTCCGATGAGTCGAAAAAATAGAGAAAGCTTTAGCTTTGAAGACTTACGGGCGATTCCATGGGTATTTGCATGGACGCAAAGTCGTCAGTTGCTGCCAGGCTGGTATGCGGCAGGAACAGGCTTATCGACGTTTGCAGAAAAAAGCCCTGAAAACTTAAAGATTTTGAAGGATATGTATCATAATTGGCCATTCTTTAAATCAACAATTGATAACTTACAAATGGCGTTGATGAAAGCAGATATTCCAACGGCTTCTCTATATAAAACGCTTGTTGAGGATGAAGCGATTGGCGATAGAATATTTACTAACATTGTAGATGAGTATAACCGTACGAAAGCTATTCTTTTAAAAATCTCAGATCATCAAGAATTGCTCGATCACGCACCAACGATTCAATCATCGGTGAAGCGCCGCAACCCATATGTAGATCCGCTCAACTTCCTACAAGTGGAGCTCATTAAGGAGTTGCGTGAAAGTGACAACCCTGAAGATACTCTGTTAACAGAAGTGCTACTGACGATTAGCGGCATTGCAGCGGGCCTTCGTAATACAGGTTGA
- a CDS encoding aspartate aminotransferase family protein, whose protein sequence is MDEAQHLAELDKKHFLHPTSSIQEQQSSGPAFIFKKGYGIYLEDIQGNVVIDGMSSLWNVNVGHGRKNLAEAAKKQMETLAYSSCFATFSNEPAIKLAAKLAQLAPPPLTATFFTSGGSEANDTAYKLARHYWLLKGEPARKKIIARNRSYHGVSMGATSATGLKPFRDFTQSLAPDFFHVDHFEVTALRALIEQEGPDTFAAIVAEPVQGAGGVHVPPADYFKKIKDICTEYGILLITDEVITGFGRTGKMFGMEHYEGVTPDMMCFAKGVTSGYAQLGGVMISEQMHQDFTQLSQGTLLHGYTYSGHATACAIALKNIDLLEQEDLVENAKLRGAELLDGLRSLAVDFDIIQSCRGLGLMAAIEFTGGLAPQIVKEAANRGLICRAVTFDNQDTLVLAPPLIITNEEVEKIITILKDTINSI, encoded by the coding sequence ATGGATGAAGCGCAGCATCTCGCAGAGCTTGATAAAAAGCATTTCTTGCACCCAACTTCGTCTATCCAGGAGCAGCAGTCGAGCGGTCCAGCTTTTATTTTTAAAAAAGGCTATGGAATTTATCTAGAGGATATACAAGGCAACGTGGTTATTGACGGGATGTCCTCCCTGTGGAATGTCAACGTCGGTCATGGGCGCAAGAACTTAGCTGAAGCAGCAAAGAAGCAAATGGAGACACTCGCGTACAGCTCGTGCTTCGCGACATTTAGTAACGAACCAGCTATCAAACTCGCTGCCAAGCTCGCACAATTAGCACCACCGCCGCTTACTGCGACGTTTTTCACATCAGGCGGCTCAGAAGCAAACGACACCGCCTATAAGCTCGCGCGTCACTACTGGTTATTAAAGGGCGAGCCTGCGCGTAAAAAAATCATCGCTAGAAACAGGTCGTATCACGGCGTATCCATGGGGGCGACAAGCGCAACGGGACTCAAGCCGTTTCGCGATTTCACCCAATCGCTCGCACCCGACTTTTTTCATGTCGACCACTTTGAAGTCACAGCGTTGCGAGCTCTAATCGAACAAGAAGGACCAGATACATTTGCTGCTATCGTCGCAGAGCCTGTGCAAGGCGCAGGTGGTGTGCACGTGCCACCAGCAGATTATTTTAAAAAAATAAAAGACATTTGTACGGAATACGGGATTCTGCTAATTACCGATGAAGTCATTACTGGGTTTGGTCGAACCGGAAAGATGTTTGGCATGGAGCACTACGAGGGTGTCACGCCAGATATGATGTGCTTTGCAAAAGGAGTAACGAGCGGGTACGCTCAGCTCGGTGGAGTGATGATCTCAGAGCAAATGCATCAAGATTTTACGCAGCTCTCACAAGGCACGCTGTTACACGGTTACACGTACAGCGGACACGCGACAGCCTGCGCCATCGCTCTGAAAAACATCGACCTACTAGAACAAGAAGACCTTGTTGAGAATGCTAAACTACGAGGCGCCGAGCTGCTAGACGGTTTGCGCTCACTCGCAGTCGACTTTGACATCATACAAAGCTGCCGCGGCCTCGGTCTTATGGCAGCGATCGAATTTACGGGCGGCCTCGCCCCGCAAATTGTAAAAGAAGCAGCGAACCGGGGTCTCATATGTCGCGCGGTGACGTTTGATAATCAAGATACGCTTGTACTAGCGCCGCCACTCATCATTACGAATGAAGAAGTGGAGAAAATAATTACTATTTTAAAAGACACAATAAACAGTATATAA
- a CDS encoding pullulanase produces the protein MSRKMKRHSAILMTIIMLLSLLLPTVPVQSVQAIEENSVTTETYDSSATDDTYNEGTSNATDILLTDADAITGERQLRFTYIREDQTFGDWNIWTWNTGVDGQDQITFDSYDGTKAIANIAIGPDATQMGFVLRSTFDWDTAEKEFGDRFIPINENDSLTKAYITSGVEQIHVVPDGSKPVIDKGLATFYYRSPALFANDAMDAIQKVELKFNGDVLPMTYEADNERFVLGDVQVPNGKTPYSYLVTIDGTTTEVTDPYNTVEGASYVDFFMVPLTVSASVAPAAIDYNENAVLTVDVQGLDDSVSITKIFADVSALGGSDKLEIDPTVKAVTIAVDDDVTAGTKDIPVTVVDSFGNYFDASTSVTIETRQSVGEADFDWDEAIIYFMLTDRFFDGNTGNNDPYGMNYDTTDRGTYQGGDFAGITAKLDYLNDLGVNTIWISPIVENVKHDVAYNQADVSSYYGYHGYWASNFGALNPHFGTMDEFHTLIDEAHNRGIKIMVDVVLNHTGYGLKDIDANVANPPAGYPTDEERTVYSNLVRQGSNVGTDEVVGELAGLPDFKTENPTVRQAIIDWQTAWIDAATTANGNTIDYFRVDTVKHVEDATWMAFKNAITEKMPEHKMIGEAWGASVSNDLGYLDSGMMDSLLDFDFKNIAKSFVNGSLNSANETLDKRNDNIDNTATLGQFLSSHDEDGFLHSAVGGDEGKFKVAVSLQATAKGQPVIYYGEELGQSGANNYPQYDNRYDLAWDQVEGNDILAHYTKLLNFRANNSDVFAKGDRDYVAGGDSDEYLLFSRSYAGDNVYVGLNVADTAKTVTLTVDSAAAVVTDNYSGTVYTTSGAGEVEVTIPANADGGTVLLTVENGLITGALSEGDIPANTLRIHYNRADGNYADMGIWTWFDVVTPQVDPWPDNALPFAGTDSFGAYIDIPLKDNAVEVGFHIVNKVSKETDGGNKLVTITPGMKEIWLLEGSDEIFTVAPDLGVPENHIRIHYNRTNGDYENFGAWLWNDVADPSAGWPTGATMFEKFDDYGAYIDVELAEGAKNIGFLVMDVTLGDAGKDGGDKGFTIRSSEVNEIWIKQGSNEVFTFEPVELPENTVRIHYTRDNGDYENYGVWNWGDVVAPSDNWPTGATMSSGIDQYGAYYDIAMNEDAKSLGFLVMDVTLGDPGKDGGNKTFNLVDKYNRLWIKQGDDTVYISPYGDVANGILSAELLSETEILLGFTMTAGLTADALINELELKDKDGNPVTIDAVEVTDDISVKITANIDLDLMPYTVTYSGRTVDAVKGWRLIDSLYGYDGNDLGATYNNGDATLKLWAPKASAVVANFYDKNDAATQIGTMPLTLGERGVWSLDVAASDLGVADLDGYYYQYEVTNDGVTKKVLDPYAKSLAAFTVNTNGDPGPDGDVVGKAAIVDLSDTNPEGFSHANIEGFEKREDAIIWEVHVRDFTSDPSIEGDLNARWGSYKAFIDKLDYIKSLGVTHVQLLPVMAWYYGDETGMGERELDYSAGGNEYNWGYDPHSYFSPDGAYSEDPTDAKLRVKELKELIDAIHDAGMGVVLDVVYTHLAKTSTFNDIVPGYYAFQDANGNFLGGFGNNLAMNHTMAEKIFVDSLKYWFDEYKIDGMRFDMMGDGTYPATQKAVDAALEINPNALFIGEGWRTFAGHLSDPSLEGMGADQDWMDKTDDVGVFSDEIRNELKSGFGSEGEPRFITGGARDIQVIFNNIKGQPGNTADDDPGDMVQYIAAHDNLPLHDVIAQSIKKDPTVPENQLEIQKRIRLGNTLILTSQGTAFIHAGQEYGRTKQWFGEGVPEQKWHHLEDENGEAFGYFIHDSYDSSDAINMFDWDKATNEALFPVQTTTQSFTKGLIELRKSTNAFRLGDMALVDSNVTLLDFPEIASTDLMIAYKSVSTDETGDYYVFVNTDNRVRSLTLGDLDLTAGDVLVDSDEAGFDVVTDPSGFSLTADTLTLDPLTAVVIRTNYVAEQPIDECFIATAAFGTKFTPAVTLLRSFRDDFLLSNTIGTAFVDFYYTHSPKVADFIRGNDFLKASVRLALAPAVGAVYMMYNPLLGLVVLLGAIAAGWYFVRRRRATA, from the coding sequence ATGAGTAGAAAGATGAAACGTCATAGTGCTATTTTAATGACAATTATCATGCTCCTTAGCTTGCTTTTACCAACTGTACCTGTACAGTCTGTACAAGCAATCGAAGAAAATTCCGTAACAACTGAGACGTATGATAGTAGCGCTACAGATGATACTTACAATGAAGGTACGTCTAATGCAACTGACATTCTTTTAACGGATGCAGATGCGATAACAGGTGAGCGACAACTTCGTTTCACGTATATTAGAGAAGACCAAACATTTGGTGATTGGAATATTTGGACTTGGAATACAGGTGTTGATGGACAAGACCAAATTACGTTTGACTCATATGATGGAACGAAAGCAATTGCTAATATTGCAATAGGTCCTGATGCAACTCAAATGGGCTTTGTATTGCGTAGCACGTTTGATTGGGACACTGCTGAAAAAGAATTTGGTGATAGATTTATTCCTATCAACGAAAACGATTCTTTAACAAAAGCTTATATCACAAGCGGTGTAGAACAAATTCACGTTGTACCTGATGGTTCTAAACCTGTAATCGACAAAGGTCTTGCAACTTTCTACTATCGCAGTCCAGCTCTTTTTGCAAACGATGCAATGGACGCTATTCAAAAAGTAGAATTAAAGTTCAACGGTGACGTTTTACCGATGACATACGAAGCTGACAATGAAAGATTCGTATTAGGAGATGTACAAGTCCCTAATGGTAAAACTCCATATTCATATTTAGTAACAATTGATGGAACAACAACAGAAGTAACGGATCCTTACAACACAGTAGAGGGTGCATCTTACGTTGATTTCTTTATGGTGCCACTAACTGTATCAGCTTCTGTTGCACCGGCAGCTATTGATTATAATGAAAACGCTGTATTAACAGTGGATGTGCAAGGTTTAGATGATAGTGTATCTATCACAAAGATTTTTGCTGATGTTTCTGCATTAGGTGGATCTGACAAGTTAGAAATTGATCCAACGGTAAAAGCGGTTACTATCGCTGTTGATGACGATGTAACAGCTGGTACGAAAGATATCCCAGTAACGGTAGTAGATTCATTTGGTAACTACTTTGATGCATCTACATCTGTAACAATTGAAACTCGCCAATCTGTCGGGGAAGCTGATTTTGATTGGGATGAAGCGATTATTTACTTCATGCTAACAGACCGTTTCTTTGATGGAAATACTGGTAATAATGATCCTTATGGTATGAACTATGATACGACTGATCGTGGTACGTACCAAGGTGGAGACTTTGCTGGTATTACTGCAAAGCTTGATTATTTAAATGATTTAGGTGTTAATACAATCTGGATCAGCCCAATTGTTGAAAACGTTAAACATGATGTAGCTTATAACCAAGCTGATGTTAGCTCATATTATGGATATCATGGATACTGGGCAAGCAACTTTGGTGCTTTAAACCCACACTTTGGAACAATGGATGAGTTCCATACATTAATTGACGAAGCACACAATCGTGGTATTAAGATTATGGTTGACGTAGTTCTTAACCACACTGGTTATGGCTTGAAAGATATTGATGCTAATGTAGCAAACCCACCAGCTGGTTACCCAACTGATGAAGAGCGTACTGTTTACTCTAATCTAGTTCGTCAAGGTAGTAACGTTGGAACGGATGAGGTTGTTGGTGAATTAGCTGGCTTACCAGACTTCAAAACAGAAAATCCTACTGTTCGTCAAGCTATCATTGATTGGCAAACTGCTTGGATTGATGCAGCAACAACTGCAAACGGTAACACAATTGATTACTTCCGTGTGGACACAGTGAAACACGTTGAAGATGCAACTTGGATGGCGTTCAAAAATGCTATTACAGAAAAAATGCCTGAACATAAAATGATTGGTGAAGCTTGGGGCGCAAGCGTAAGCAATGACCTTGGCTACCTTGATTCAGGTATGATGGATTCACTACTAGACTTTGATTTTAAAAATATCGCAAAAAGCTTTGTAAATGGAAGCTTAAACAGTGCAAATGAAACTCTTGATAAGAGAAACGATAATATTGACAATACAGCTACTCTTGGTCAATTCTTAAGCAGCCATGATGAAGATGGATTCTTACACTCTGCTGTAGGTGGAGACGAAGGTAAGTTTAAAGTGGCGGTTTCTCTTCAAGCGACTGCGAAAGGTCAACCAGTTATTTATTACGGGGAAGAGTTAGGACAAAGTGGTGCTAACAACTATCCGCAATACGATAATCGTTATGACCTCGCTTGGGATCAAGTAGAGGGCAATGACATTCTAGCTCACTATACAAAACTATTAAACTTCCGTGCTAATAACTCTGATGTATTTGCAAAAGGTGATCGTGACTATGTTGCTGGTGGCGATTCTGACGAATATCTATTATTCTCTCGCAGCTATGCAGGCGACAACGTATACGTTGGATTAAACGTTGCTGACACAGCAAAAACAGTTACATTAACTGTGGATTCAGCTGCTGCTGTTGTAACAGATAACTATTCTGGTACTGTGTACACAACATCTGGTGCAGGTGAAGTTGAAGTTACTATCCCGGCTAATGCTGACGGTGGTACAGTTCTACTTACTGTAGAAAATGGTTTAATTACTGGTGCATTAAGTGAAGGAGATATTCCTGCTAACACTTTACGTATCCACTACAATAGAGCAGATGGTAATTATGCAGACATGGGTATTTGGACTTGGTTTGATGTGGTAACACCACAAGTTGATCCATGGCCAGATAATGCCCTTCCATTTGCTGGAACTGATTCATTCGGGGCATATATCGATATCCCGTTAAAAGACAATGCAGTTGAAGTAGGTTTCCATATTGTTAATAAAGTAAGTAAAGAAACAGATGGTGGAAACAAGTTAGTTACTATTACACCAGGTATGAAGGAAATCTGGTTACTAGAAGGCTCTGATGAGATATTCACTGTAGCGCCTGACCTAGGAGTTCCAGAAAACCACATCCGTATTCATTACAACAGAACAAACGGTGACTATGAAAACTTTGGTGCTTGGTTATGGAACGATGTAGCAGACCCTTCTGCAGGCTGGCCAACAGGCGCTACTATGTTTGAAAAGTTTGATGACTACGGCGCATATATTGATGTTGAGTTAGCAGAAGGCGCGAAGAATATCGGCTTCCTAGTAATGGATGTTACTCTAGGTGACGCTGGTAAAGACGGTGGAGACAAAGGCTTCACAATTCGTTCATCTGAAGTAAATGAAATTTGGATTAAGCAAGGTTCAAATGAAGTGTTCACATTCGAGCCAGTTGAGTTACCAGAAAACACAGTTCGTATTCACTACACTCGTGATAACGGTGACTATGAAAACTACGGTGTTTGGAACTGGGGCGATGTAGTTGCTCCATCAGACAACTGGCCAACAGGTGCTACAATGTCGTCTGGTATCGACCAATACGGCGCATATTATGACATTGCTATGAATGAAGATGCAAAATCTCTAGGCTTCTTAGTAATGGATGTTACTCTAGGTGACCCAGGTAAAGATGGTGGCAACAAAACTTTTAATCTTGTAGACAAATACAACCGTCTATGGATTAAACAAGGTGATGACACCGTTTATATTTCTCCATACGGAGATGTAGCAAACGGAATTTTATCAGCTGAACTTTTATCTGAAACTGAAATACTATTAGGTTTCACTATGACTGCTGGTTTAACAGCTGATGCTCTAATCAATGAGTTAGAGCTAAAAGATAAAGACGGTAACCCTGTAACTATCGACGCTGTTGAAGTGACTGATGATATTTCTGTTAAGATTACTGCTAATATTGACTTAGATTTAATGCCATATACAGTAACATACTCTGGCAGAACAGTTGATGCTGTAAAAGGCTGGCGCTTAATTGATAGCTTATATGGCTACGATGGTAATGATTTAGGTGCAACATATAACAATGGTGATGCAACACTTAAATTGTGGGCACCAAAAGCAAGTGCAGTTGTAGCGAACTTCTACGACAAAAACGATGCTGCGACACAAATTGGTACTATGCCTTTAACTCTAGGTGAGCGCGGTGTTTGGTCTCTAGATGTAGCTGCAAGTGACTTAGGTGTAGCTGATCTTGATGGATATTACTATCAATATGAAGTAACAAACGACGGTGTAACGAAGAAAGTATTAGATCCGTATGCAAAATCATTAGCTGCCTTTACGGTTAACACGAATGGTGACCCAGGTCCTGATGGTGATGTAGTTGGAAAAGCTGCTATTGTTGACTTGAGCGATACAAATCCTGAAGGATTCTCGCATGCTAACATTGAAGGCTTTGAAAAGCGTGAAGATGCGATTATTTGGGAAGTGCACGTACGTGACTTCACTTCAGATCCATCTATCGAAGGTGATTTAAATGCTAGATGGGGCTCTTATAAAGCATTCATCGACAAGTTAGACTACATTAAGTCATTAGGTGTAACACACGTACAGTTACTTCCTGTTATGGCTTGGTATTATGGTGACGAAACAGGTATGGGCGAGCGTGAGCTTGATTACTCAGCTGGTGGCAACGAGTATAACTGGGGCTATGATCCACACAGTTATTTCTCACCAGATGGTGCATATTCTGAAGATCCAACTGATGCAAAACTACGTGTTAAAGAATTAAAAGAATTAATTGATGCTATTCATGATGCTGGTATGGGTGTTGTACTTGATGTTGTTTACACTCACTTAGCAAAAACAAGCACGTTCAATGATATTGTACCTGGATACTATGCATTCCAAGATGCTAACGGTAATTTCCTAGGTGGCTTTGGGAACAACTTAGCTATGAATCATACTATGGCAGAAAAAATCTTCGTAGATTCTTTAAAATACTGGTTTGACGAGTACAAGATTGATGGTATGCGCTTTGATATGATGGGCGATGGCACATATCCAGCTACTCAAAAAGCAGTGGATGCAGCACTTGAAATCAACCCTAACGCGTTGTTTATCGGTGAGGGCTGGAGAACATTTGCTGGTCACTTATCAGATCCTTCATTAGAAGGTATGGGTGCAGACCAAGACTGGATGGATAAAACAGATGACGTTGGTGTATTCTCAGATGAAATTCGTAACGAATTAAAATCTGGTTTCGGTTCGGAAGGTGAGCCACGCTTCATTACTGGTGGCGCACGTGACATCCAAGTTATTTTCAATAACATTAAAGGTCAACCAGGAAATACAGCTGATGACGATCCAGGTGATATGGTTCAGTACATTGCAGCGCATGATAACTTACCGTTACATGACGTAATTGCTCAATCTATTAAGAAGGATCCAACAGTTCCAGAAAATCAATTAGAAATTCAAAAGCGTATTCGTTTAGGTAACACATTAATCTTAACATCGCAAGGTACAGCGTTTATTCATGCAGGTCAAGAATATGGTCGTACGAAGCAATGGTTTGGTGAAGGTGTTCCTGAGCAGAAATGGCATCATTTAGAAGATGAGAATGGTGAGGCGTTTGGTTACTTCATCCATGACTCATATGATTCATCAGATGCGATCAACATGTTTGATTGGGATAAAGCAACAAATGAAGCATTATTCCCTGTTCAAACTACAACACAATCATTTACTAAAGGTTTAATCGAGTTAAGAAAATCAACAAACGCATTCCGTTTAGGAGATATGGCTCTTGTTGATTCAAACGTAACATTACTTGATTTCCCTGAAATCGCAAGTACTGACTTAATGATTGCTTACAAATCAGTATCAACTGATGAGACAGGCGACTACTACGTGTTTGTTAACACTGATAACCGCGTACGTTCGTTAACTCTTGGTGACCTAGACCTAACTGCTGGTGACGTTCTTGTTGACAGCGACGAAGCTGGTTTCGACGTAGTAACTGATCCATCGGGCTTCTCATTAACAGCAGATACATTAACACTTGATCCATTAACAGCTGTTGTTATTAGAACAAACTATGTAGCTGAACAACCAATCGATGAGTGTTTCATTGCAACAGCTGCATTCGGTACGAAGTTCACACCAGCGGTTACATTATTACGTAGCTTCCGTGATGACTTCTTACTAAGTAACACAATCGGTACTGCGTTTGTAGATTTCTACTATACGCATTCACCAAAAGTAGCAGACTTCATCAGAGGAAATGATTTCCTTAAAGCATCTGTACGCTTAGCATTAGCGCCTGCCGTAGGTGCGGTGTATATGATGTATAATCCATTACTTGGCTTAGTAGTTCTATTAGGAGCTATCGCGGCTGGATGGTATTTCGTAAGAAGAAGAAGAGCTACAGCATAA